AGGAGTCCACTGCGACAACATCACTGGCAGAGTTACAGAACTTCATATTAGTCAATTGCAAGGTGAGATGAACTTGTCTATCCTCGAACTTGAGTTTCTTACTTACTTGGATTTGAGTGAGAATGAATTTGATGTGATAAATATTTCAGCCACTCAACACAACTTCACACATACATCTAACCTTTTCTACCTTGACTTATTCTCCCCCTTTGGTACTCTTCAGATGGAAAATCTTGATTGGCTTTCTCCACTTTCTTCATTGAAATATCTCAACCTTAGTGGAATTGATCTTCATAAGGAAACCAATTGGTTTCGAGCAGTGAATACACTTTCTTCACTATTAGAGTTACACTTGAGTCATTGTAACCTCAACAACTTAATGTTCAACCCATCTATTGAGTATTTGAATTTGTCTTCACTTGTAACTCTTGATCTTTCTGAAAACAACTTCACCTCTCAGTCACCAAATTCGTTTTTTAATCTCACCAAAGATCTCACCTATCTTGATCTTCATTGGAGCAATATACATGGTGAGATACCATCGAGCTTGCTAAACCTTAAAAAATTGAGATTCCTTGATCTCTCTTCAAACCAACTACAAGGATCAATTCCAGATGGAATAGGCCAACTACCAAATATTCAACACCTTGATCTCTCTGTTAACCAACTAAAAGGATCCATTCCTTCAACTGCAGGAAACCTCTCATCGTTACATTACTTAGATATTGGTCTTAATAATTTCTCTGGTGAAATTTCAGAAAAAACTTTTTCCAAACTCTCTAATTTAAATTACATAGACTTAACAGGTTCTAATTTTATTGTATTCCAATTTGATTTGGATTGGGTTCCTCCTTTTCAACTCCATGACCTTAAATTGAGAAATACAAATCCAGGTCCAAATTTTCCATCTTGGATATATACACAGAAGTCATTGCAATTGCTCGACTTATCGAGCTCGGGAATTTCATTGGTAGTTACAAAAAAGTTTTCAATCCTTATAGAAAGAATCCCCTTactttttttgtcaaacaattCGATGACTGGAGACATATCAAACCTAACACTAAAGTGTGAAACTTTATATTTGGATCACAATAATTTCACAGGTGGACTCCCAAACATACCGCCAAATGCCATTCAAGTTGATTTGTCTTACAACTCCTTCTCAGGATCAATACCACATAGTTGGAAGGATTTGAAAGATTTATATCATATTAACTTGTGGAGTAATAAGCTATCTGGTGAAGCTCTAGTGCACCTCTCTTATTGGACAAAACTGCAGATCTTGAACTTGggagaaaatgaattttctgGAACCATACCAATCAATATGTCACCATACTTAGAGGTGATCATATTGAGAGCTAACCAATTCGAAGGGAATATTCCACAACAGATATTCAACCTCTCTAATTTGTTTCATTTGGACCTCGCAAATAACAAGCTTTCAGGATCTATACAGAATTCTGTCTACAACTTGACTCAAATGGTTGATCATTCTATAACAGATTTTATTACTTTTAGTTCAGTTGAGTTGTTTACAAAAGGACAAGAATATTATATGAGTATAATTCACAAATGTAGAAAAACTATTGACCTTTCAGCTAATAACTTGTCTGGAGAAGTGCCATTGGAATTGTTTCAGCTTGTTCAACTTCAAACGTTAAACTTATCTCACAATAGCTTGATTGGAACAATACCAAATACAATTGGAGGCATGAAATATTTAGAATCTCTCGATCTCTCCAATAATAAGCTTTTTGGgttatttaaatttatcttGCAACAATTTTCATGGAAAAATCCCAATAGGAACTCAACTTCAAAGTTTTAATGTATCAAGCTACATTGGAAACCCAAACCTATGCGGATCTCCTCTCAATAATTGTACcatagaagaagaaaatcacAAGTCTAGAGGGCATGAAGATGATGACTCTATAAGAGAATCATTGTATCTAGGCATGGGAGTTGGATTTGCAGCAGGTTTCTGGGGAATTTGTGGTTCTTTGTTTCTTATTAGGAAATGGAGGCATGCATACTTTAGGTTTGTTGATGGAGTGGGTGACAAGCTCTATGTAACTTTGATGGTAAAGTTAAATAGCTTTCGCAGAAATCGAGCTCCTGCTAACGAAGGTTAGTGAAACCTACTTCACAGTTTTGATGATCAGCCTAGAGTATTTAGctttacttttttattctaTGCATAACTTATATATCCACTTTATTTGCTACATATTTTATCAGGTGATTCATCAAGTGGCTGATCGATCCTGCAAATCAtggttataattttttaaaaagagccAAATTGTGATAACACTGTTGTTGCTGAATTCATCTTTATTCTTTCACTTGATGTAAGGTTTTTGTTCATTTTGTCAATtgtaatgtttttgttcattcaaaaaCTATTGTTCATGTTATGTATCTGTcttgtttttattggttattggaTATAATTTTCAACAAAACTTAGCTGCTTCAAACACTACATTGTGTAAAAACCAACATTGTCATATCTAAAATAAACTGAATTCGAACTCTACGTACCTGGTATCGTGGTACACGGTAGTTGTTCGATACTCTAGTTTTTCTCATTTGTTCGTTGCAAATGAAATTTGTGGCtttctcatatattaatataatcaGGTAGTTATCTTCCTATAAGAGAAAATATAGTAGTACAGTACTTGAAAAGAAAATGTATACCTTTCATCACAGCATTCTGATGATATAAAGAGAAACCAATTCCAATCTTTACAGATATGTACATTAACATTTTACATGAAACAAACAGTTAAGATGTTAGCTGTCCTATACCATATGTAACTAACGGCCAATCATGCTTCTCATCGAAATCGCGAATGGAACTCTCCAACAAATCACTTTAGCATGATTCATCGGTTTGACGTAGACATATATTCAAGTTGTTGGATGGAAATAGTTCTTAGATGGTAACAGAGATAAATATTTACACAAGCACATGAAAGATATATGTCAGAAATTGAATGAAATTTTAAGGCTTAATTACACTTTTagtcccttatctttattttaggtttcaagttggttccttatcttttaaaagtttcaagttggtccttatcttttctgcatgtttcatgttggtccctcccgtcaaatttttcactttttccgttaaatttggacatgTGTCATCTTTCCAAGTGTGGTTTCCGTTTTccacgtgtccaaatttaacggaaaaagtgaaaaaattgACGGGAGGGACCAACATGAAACCTGCAAAAAAGATaagggactaacttgaaacctaaaataaagataagggaccaaacgTGCAATTAAGCCATTAATTACCTGATCATTATTTTCTTAGGCTTGTGCATCCTTTTCTCAAAATACTTAGCAATTTCTTCAGCCTTTTCTTGAATCTGTCATGGACTCCTCAACTGCATTGTGACTGTGTATCTGGAAATGGCGTGTCTGTGACAAGTGAACTATGTATTTATGAATTGTATATTTGCGATTTGTGAGTCTGTGAAATCTGACAAGTGAATGTGTATATGAAGTCTCCTGTATGGATATGCTGTGTCTATTAAGTCTAACCACTTACTCAATCCTATACATTTCGACTGTCATTTTTTCTTTACCGTTTGTAGTCATTAATACATCAACGGCGATTCACCTTATCCGAACAGTAATTAATACATTACACTTCTACTAGAATGTCTTTGGTTGTCATTGTTGATTCCACAATTTTATATAACCAAACAACTAGCATAGATTGAAAATAGAGTGAGAAAAAAAACCACGATATCGCATATATCTTGAGTAACACTTCTCAGCAATTTCATTAAGAGGTTGCATCAGTCTTGGCAAATGTTGTTTCAACTTCAACCCTTGGATGTTGGGACTTCTAACCCTTGGATGTTTGGTCAGAGTTATTGAAGTCTTCCAAGTCTTCTTGTTTGGATGTTTCTGGTTTTTGTCTTGCTTCTTTTATACGCCAACAAGTCACTAACTAAGCAATCACACTCCCACTTCAagacaaaaattttaaaacatgaGGTTCAAAGAAATTCCATAAATCTAgtgttcatttttttaaaagtctttTTGTTTGGAGTTATTCTTTTTTCAAATAATCAACAAAGTCAACCATACAATATAGTCACAACAGTCATACATCCAAAATGACACTTCGACAAATAAATTTTACAgcaaattttaatgataattttgattgttgtgaattcgataaaatcacaccaataataatcttgatgtgtggagcaaatacgattaagcaatcaaaataagcgaacggcaataataatcacaaataatgataaacggcgagaaaagaaaaggacacaataaattgtttacccagttcagtcaatgtgacctaatctgggggagagagcagctctccgttccactatcaaactttgttccttgattacaatgagattcttaaaagagttgcaagaaaaatagagttatcctatttctacccttttcccaaatctcttcccgtgaccaagagatttcaatgaaagtgtttcccaaggtgatagaatgattacccaaccctagagtcttcACAAGATGTTTCTCTTATAACCCTAGTTTGTATGTTGGcctcagaaaccctaaaaacttgttatgaaaaaacagaaaacgtgaccctttaaataccctgcagcGATTTCCGCCCGAGGcgcagctttttccgcctgaggcgtaatttccgcctgaaacaccaaaatttccgcctggggcgccaaaacagagagccccctttttcctgcttcaaatttccgcCCGGAACACAGGTTTTtcgcccggggcggaaaacagcagactagtgttgtttttcttcacgttttcaaggcaatttgcaacaaatctccaccttgcctttaaaacgatggtgatgtcaacttcccatcaaccaccgtgctgctctctccaacctccgtctactcttcaacgaagttaattaagtccaagcaatgcttgaacttAGCTCTAGGTAACGATTTGGTGAACATGTCAGCTGGATTCTCCTCTGATGCAATTTTCTGTACCATGATCTCTTTTGTTTCAATCATGTCTCTTACAAAGTGCAACCGGATGTCAATGTGCTTTGTCCTTTCATGATACACCTGGTGATTTGCCAAATGAATGGCACTCTGACTGTCACAATGTATCTTCACACACCCTTGACTAATCCCCATTTCTCCAATCATACCCTTCAACCATATGGCTTCCTTGACCCCTTCAACAAGAGCTATGTATTCTGCTTGAGTTGTTGACAAGGCTACAACAGATTGTTGATTGGCCTTCCACGTTACCGCTGTACCGAACAATGTAAACACAAAACCCGATAAGGATTTTCTAGTGTCTATATTACCTGCATAGTCCGCATCCACATATCCCTCCAAAGCATCTCTTCCTGGATCAGTTCTTGTGTACTTCAGACCACCCTTCAAAGAACCATTCAAATACCTCAGAACCCACTTCAAAGCTT
This portion of the Trifolium pratense cultivar HEN17-A07 linkage group LG3, ARS_RC_1.1, whole genome shotgun sequence genome encodes:
- the LOC123917217 gene encoding receptor-like protein EIX2, whose amino-acid sequence is MTILTSQMSLLLLLLLSVTTFHKIMSSNEHRLVQCNEKDQEALLNFKKGINDSIGQLSTWLTEKDCCAWEGVHCDNITGRVTELHISQLQGEMNLSILELEFLTYLDLSENEFDVINISATQHNFTHTSNLFYLDLFSPFGTLQMENLDWLSPLSSLKYLNLSGIDLHKETNWFRAVNTLSSLLELHLSHCNLNNLMFNPSIEYLNLSSLVTLDLSENNFTSQSPNSFFNLTKDLTYLDLHWSNIHGEIPSSLLNLKKLRFLDLSSNQLQGSIPDGIGQLPNIQHLDLSVNQLKGSIPSTAGNLSSLHYLDIGLNNFSGEISEKTFSKLSNLNYIDLTGSNFIVFQFDLDWVPPFQLHDLKLRNTNPGPNFPSWIYTQKSLQLLDLSSSGISLVVTKKFSILIERIPLLFLSNNSMTGDISNLTLKCETLYLDHNNFTGGLPNIPPNAIQVDLSYNSFSGSIPHSWKDLKDLYHINLWSNKLSGEALVHLSYWTKLQILNLGENEFSGTIPINMSPYLEVIILRANQFEGNIPQQIFNLSNLFHLDLANNKLSGSIQNSVYNLTQMVDHSITDFITFSSVELFTKGQEYYMSIIHKCRKTIDLSANNLSGEVPLELFQLVQLQTLNLSHNSLIGTIPNTIGGMKYLESLDLSNNKLFGLFKFILQQFSWKNPNRNSTSKF